From a region of the Macrobrachium nipponense isolate FS-2020 chromosome 3, ASM1510439v2, whole genome shotgun sequence genome:
- the LOC135222051 gene encoding uncharacterized protein LOC135222051 isoform X2, translating to MASSAPIVSQEALRNFRYHYLVTHWGKKVLFMLFNYSFLHGQAKSILEILEENDIRRNKKLLNKDEINSLETKSPKCFDITLMNKIFYYLWQKGVKDPGDELKELVRKIKAERDCVSHEDCSMSDTDLENKLGAFQATLEETLDKTKSLFPDQEDEIYQLKAEINKAVLELLRKIRENYDLSESQDVESLKQEVEDFWSECSELVQKCSREELWSLYKDLCQILPFDQLAQCGFQDPCSFLISLKVEHDRQFNQNYRGIRCTILKQQEIFDTYKTGDDPVVFIISGDAGSGKTTILCSFVDHWYKATADIQQLSDFQTLLYMQFRNRDYNNFEDYLRSLLKETVKRYDFTHVLSYIIGSKCLILCDGYDEVNGNSKKLFEEMLTLKWRDVKIVVTTRPWNTDELTNIVNSGNRSKVNLNVLGLQEREFHLLIEKLTDCLVKDDQENKKVKMELCQKVEEMSYRTKALLKTPKIFTMFIFLYIDSPDLRDELKTKTSIYMHLKKNLNKKIIKETGISEKSMGEFNELYRKWSLKYYIEKKFEWTERDIKNFKEEIRSQISSQDVLQNFRALMSSYFSIKHRYDGLQIVNIYCYAHRSEQEFAIAVDLCDEISVRMQQGGDFPLDAALQSKGLTESSIFHDKDVLKELIGVISFIPGILYQKCPKSDALYNQIKDIQKLYVTYSLSKNTHDEVLEPCIETRLDDQVLQSHVSLLEKTPLKKSMVFLRADGLFVLPPLLSQLKPGRVDFEEIWRDLSKFNEILDVAVTHGIKTRILLWIDLKVSAAFKGEVSHPVDDLMCDIRELIRDLTIAPLLKTVDVYARREEVGYEDFQEYCKTDGVVHLRVFK from the coding sequence ATGGCTTCATCAGCACCAATTGTATCTCAAGAAGCGCTAAGAAATTTCAGATATCACTACCTTGTGACACATTGGGGAAAGAAggttttgtttatgttatttaaCTATAGTTTTCTCCACGGACAAGCCAAGTCAATCTTAGAGATTCTCGAGGAAAATGACATACGACGTAACAAGAAATTATTAaacaaagatgaaataaataGTCTTGAAACTAAATCTCCAAAGTGCTTTGACATCACGCTGATGAACAAAATCTTCTATTATCTTTGGCAGAAAGGAGTCAAAGACCCTGGCGATGAACTGAAAGAATTAGTCAGAAAAATCAAAGCTGAGAGGGACTGTGTTAGCCATGAAGATTGTAGTATGTCAGATACAGATTTGGAGAATAAACTCGGAGCATTTCAAGCAACACTCGAGGAAACTCTTGACAAAACCAAGTCTCTCTTTCCAGATCAGGAGGATGAAATTTATCAACTCAAAGCCGAGATCAATAAAGCTGTTCTAGAGCTGCTGAGAAAGATCCGTGAGAACTATGATCTCTCAGAGTCACAGGATGTGGAGTCCCTTAAGCAGGAAGTAGAAGATTTCTGGAGTGAGTGTTCTGAACTAGTGCAAAAGTGTTCTCGAGAAGAATTATGGTCTCTTTACAAAGATCTCTGTCAGATTTTGCCCTTTGACCAGCTagctcagtgtggttttcaagACCCATGTAGTTTCCTTATTTCCTTAAAAGTGGAGCATGACAGGCAGTTCAATCAAAATTACCGTGGCATTAGATGTACCATTCTAAAGCAGCAAGAAATTTTTGACACATATAAAACGGGAGATGACcctgtagtttttattatatctgGTGATGCAGGTTCTGGAAAGACCACAATTCTTTGTTCCTTTGTAGACCACTGGTATAAGGCGACAGCAGATATACAACAACTCTCAGACTTCCAAACTCTGCTCTATATGCAGTTCAGAAATCGTGACTATAACAACTTTGAAGACTACCTTAGAAGTTTGCTGAAAGAGACTGTGAAGCGTTATGATTTCACTCATGTACTGTCATATATCATTGGTTCAAAATGTCTAATACTTTGCGATGGGTATGATGAGGTTAATGGGAATTCCAAGAAACTCTTTGAAGAAATGTTAACACTTAAATGGAGGGACGTAAAGATTGTCGTGACAACACGTCCATGGAATACTGATGAACTAACAAATATTGTGAACTCCGGAAACCGTAGCAAAGTCAACCTCAATGTTTTAGGTCTTCAGGAAAGGGAGTTCCACTTGCTCATAGAAAAACTCACGGACTGCCTGGTGAAAGatgatcaagaaaacaaaaaagtgaaaatggaGCTGTGTCAGAAAGTAGAAGAAATGAGCTATAGGACTAAAGCACTCCTGAAAACACCAAAAATTTTTACcatgttcatttttctttacaTTGATAGTCCAGATTTAAGGGATGAACTGAAAACCAAGACATCAATTTACATGCATTTGAAAAAGAACTTAAACAAGAAAATCATAAAAGAGACAGGAATTTCTGAAAAATCAATGGGGGAATTCAATGAATTGTACAGAAAATGGTCTCTGAAATATTACATTGAGAAAAAATTTGaatggacagagagagatatCAAAAACTTTAAAGAGGAGATTAGATCTCAAATCAGTTCTCAAGATGTACTGCAAAACTTTCGTGCTCTCATGTCATCCTATTTCTCCATAAAGCATAGATATGATGGTCTACAGATTGTCAACATATACTGCTACGCCCACAGAAGTGAGCAAGAGTTTGCAATTGCTGTCGACCTCTGTGATGAGATATCAGTTCGAATGCAACAAGGAGGAGACTTTCCTCTAGATGCGGCACTGCAGTCAAAAGGGTTAACCGAATCTTCAATTTTTCATGACAAAGACGTGCTTAAGGAATTGATAGGAGTCATTTCCTTCATACCAGGAATACTCTACCAGAAATGCCCCAAGAGTGATGCATTATACAACCAAATAAAGGACATTCAAAAACTCTATGTCACATACAGCCTCTCTAAAAACACGCATGATGAGGTCTTGGAACCATGCATTGAAACTAGATTGGACGATCAAGTTTTGCAGTCACACGTGTCACTGCTGGAAAAAACGCCCCTGAAGAAGTCCATGGTATTCCTGAGAGCAGATGGTCTTTTCGTCCTGCCACCCTTACTGTCTCAACTGAAGCCGGGCCGTGTTGATTTTGAAGAGATATGGAGAGATCTTTCGAAGTTCAATGAAATACTAGATGTTGCCGTCACTCATGGCATTAAGACTAGGATTTTGTTGTGGATCGATTTAAAAGTCTCTGCAGCATTTAAAGGAGAGGTTTCGCATCCAGTGGATGATCTAA
- the LOC135222051 gene encoding uncharacterized protein LOC135222051 isoform X1, producing the protein MASSAPIVSQEALRNFRYHYLVTHWGKKVLFMLFNYSFLHGQAKSILEILEENDIRRNKKLLNKDEINSLETKSPKCFDITLMNKIFYYLWQKGVKDPGDELKELVRKIKAERDCVSHEDCSMSDTDLENKLGAFQATLEETLDKTKSLFPDQEDEIYQLKAEINKAVLELLRKIRENYDLSESQDVESLKQEVEDFWSECSELVQKCSREELWSLYKDLCQILPFDQLAQCGFQDPCSFLISLKVEHDRQFNQNYRGIRCTILKQQEIFDTYKTGDDPVVFIISGDAGSGKTTILCSFVDHWYKATADIQQLSDFQTLLYMQFRNRDYNNFEDYLRSLLKETVKRYDFTHVLSYIIGSKCLILCDGYDEVNGNSKKLFEEMLTLKWRDVKIVVTTRPWNTDELTNIVNSGNRSKVNLNVLGLQEREFHLLIEKLTDCLVKDDQENKKVKMELCQKVEEMSYRTKALLKTPKIFTMFIFLYIDSPDLRDELKTKTSIYMHLKKNLNKKIIKETGISEKSMGEFNELYRKWSLKYYIEKKFEWTERDIKNFKEEIRSQISSQDVLQNFRALMSSYFSIKHRYDGLQIVNIYCYAHRSEQEFAIAVDLCDEISVRMQQGGDFPLDAALQSKGLTESSIFHDKDVLKELIGVISFIPGILYQKCPKSDALYNQIKDIQKLYVTYSLSKNTHDEVLEPCIETRLDDQVLQSHVSLLEKTPLKKSMVFLRADGLFVLPPLLSQLKPGRVDFEEIWRDLSKFNEILDVAVTHGIKTRILLWIDLKVSAAFKGEVSHPVDDLRIDLVNFGNTIEDQSLYPASLMRLSKNLKLVYHLETYTQTRDTVAIINRTFPSVGKGDVNAFIFANEVCDIRELIRDLTIAPLLKTVDVYARREEVGYEDFQEYCKTDGVVHLRVFK; encoded by the exons ATGGCTTCATCAGCACCAATTGTATCTCAAGAAGCGCTAAGAAATTTCAGATATCACTACCTTGTGACACATTGGGGAAAGAAggttttgtttatgttatttaaCTATAGTTTTCTCCACGGACAAGCCAAGTCAATCTTAGAGATTCTCGAGGAAAATGACATACGACGTAACAAGAAATTATTAaacaaagatgaaataaataGTCTTGAAACTAAATCTCCAAAGTGCTTTGACATCACGCTGATGAACAAAATCTTCTATTATCTTTGGCAGAAAGGAGTCAAAGACCCTGGCGATGAACTGAAAGAATTAGTCAGAAAAATCAAAGCTGAGAGGGACTGTGTTAGCCATGAAGATTGTAGTATGTCAGATACAGATTTGGAGAATAAACTCGGAGCATTTCAAGCAACACTCGAGGAAACTCTTGACAAAACCAAGTCTCTCTTTCCAGATCAGGAGGATGAAATTTATCAACTCAAAGCCGAGATCAATAAAGCTGTTCTAGAGCTGCTGAGAAAGATCCGTGAGAACTATGATCTCTCAGAGTCACAGGATGTGGAGTCCCTTAAGCAGGAAGTAGAAGATTTCTGGAGTGAGTGTTCTGAACTAGTGCAAAAGTGTTCTCGAGAAGAATTATGGTCTCTTTACAAAGATCTCTGTCAGATTTTGCCCTTTGACCAGCTagctcagtgtggttttcaagACCCATGTAGTTTCCTTATTTCCTTAAAAGTGGAGCATGACAGGCAGTTCAATCAAAATTACCGTGGCATTAGATGTACCATTCTAAAGCAGCAAGAAATTTTTGACACATATAAAACGGGAGATGACcctgtagtttttattatatctgGTGATGCAGGTTCTGGAAAGACCACAATTCTTTGTTCCTTTGTAGACCACTGGTATAAGGCGACAGCAGATATACAACAACTCTCAGACTTCCAAACTCTGCTCTATATGCAGTTCAGAAATCGTGACTATAACAACTTTGAAGACTACCTTAGAAGTTTGCTGAAAGAGACTGTGAAGCGTTATGATTTCACTCATGTACTGTCATATATCATTGGTTCAAAATGTCTAATACTTTGCGATGGGTATGATGAGGTTAATGGGAATTCCAAGAAACTCTTTGAAGAAATGTTAACACTTAAATGGAGGGACGTAAAGATTGTCGTGACAACACGTCCATGGAATACTGATGAACTAACAAATATTGTGAACTCCGGAAACCGTAGCAAAGTCAACCTCAATGTTTTAGGTCTTCAGGAAAGGGAGTTCCACTTGCTCATAGAAAAACTCACGGACTGCCTGGTGAAAGatgatcaagaaaacaaaaaagtgaaaatggaGCTGTGTCAGAAAGTAGAAGAAATGAGCTATAGGACTAAAGCACTCCTGAAAACACCAAAAATTTTTACcatgttcatttttctttacaTTGATAGTCCAGATTTAAGGGATGAACTGAAAACCAAGACATCAATTTACATGCATTTGAAAAAGAACTTAAACAAGAAAATCATAAAAGAGACAGGAATTTCTGAAAAATCAATGGGGGAATTCAATGAATTGTACAGAAAATGGTCTCTGAAATATTACATTGAGAAAAAATTTGaatggacagagagagatatCAAAAACTTTAAAGAGGAGATTAGATCTCAAATCAGTTCTCAAGATGTACTGCAAAACTTTCGTGCTCTCATGTCATCCTATTTCTCCATAAAGCATAGATATGATGGTCTACAGATTGTCAACATATACTGCTACGCCCACAGAAGTGAGCAAGAGTTTGCAATTGCTGTCGACCTCTGTGATGAGATATCAGTTCGAATGCAACAAGGAGGAGACTTTCCTCTAGATGCGGCACTGCAGTCAAAAGGGTTAACCGAATCTTCAATTTTTCATGACAAAGACGTGCTTAAGGAATTGATAGGAGTCATTTCCTTCATACCAGGAATACTCTACCAGAAATGCCCCAAGAGTGATGCATTATACAACCAAATAAAGGACATTCAAAAACTCTATGTCACATACAGCCTCTCTAAAAACACGCATGATGAGGTCTTGGAACCATGCATTGAAACTAGATTGGACGATCAAGTTTTGCAGTCACACGTGTCACTGCTGGAAAAAACGCCCCTGAAGAAGTCCATGGTATTCCTGAGAGCAGATGGTCTTTTCGTCCTGCCACCCTTACTGTCTCAACTGAAGCCGGGCCGTGTTGATTTTGAAGAGATATGGAGAGATCTTTCGAAGTTCAATGAAATACTAGATGTTGCCGTCACTCATGGCATTAAGACTAGGATTTTGTTGTGGATCGATTTAAAAGTCTCTGCAGCATTTAAAGGAGAGGTTTCGCATCCAGTGGATGATCTAA GAATTGACCTTGTCAACTTCGGGAACACAATTGAGGATCAAAGCCTATATCCCGCCTCGCTCATGAGATTATCGAAGAATCTGAAGCTAGTGTACCATCTGGAGACATACACGCAAACCAGAGACACTGTCGCCATCATCAACAGGACGTTCCCAAGCGTAGGGAAAGGAGATGTTAATGCTTTCATTTTCGCAAATGAAG